A genomic stretch from Falco cherrug isolate bFalChe1 chromosome 3, bFalChe1.pri, whole genome shotgun sequence includes:
- the C3H1orf167 gene encoding uncharacterized protein C1orf167 homolog isoform X2: MDPVNPSLVNACLSSYTVDSPLRHKLVVCPSSRSSSESVNSCCSSALTLGDLNPSSSDSFQSLLHSSQISANFYCSIQKLKQESALMGIRGSLPLEPKSSPLSGNLCFAPDESASSILSTGEQLAGVKTRAAQARWKWGVPFAKDWRLNAVTSHAEPLSVSHRYGYIGSNTWRTRISGDGQPETLASGLCSGRLVDTEVNSFYSCSPYFMCQSQAKPVLGTRSLCVHTKSHSPEKVLKEELSNRASLCAVSWKKDLPASLYPEGLQLSLETDLGEARMNVGVALYRTPREVCMTATSPGDKQFRPVQQLNIKPVEVNNSEPCVKSSKCSEEVCDSRSQAARRKAVVDSSQSSPSGIQVEEGFGEYSDIDCISVSREERRNKYSYQSSWRNWEADANLDQSEEPSMEKSAKEPWCCEEGSQTQETVSREVSENSFWSLKVNEQSFQHLCDRQMLTRCFQAWRKHILWKRAAARQHYRQQLLRKGLGALQWAVHQRRMQLEVAQQRHASALLAISFHRWKEAVEKQSKKQALQPEPYSYTPSSSVGCFGVGRLATMTTSAQHQLTVGYSKEAEQACRVEGELWTQLHRRQRGSEFCWRAEAIRDMRRLAAFRLWRLQKELLSKEEARLLEARALLEKKQLQSVFWMWCSRCSEMKRIVALTTHIQRNLVSRCFSTWKETAEQKALYRCNLAHLRAVSLRKYFQQWVQMLQVTEGNKQAMVNFLLLRWGQNYGPVISSVADKTVTKRPENQLLWTTERRFPEKTSYSFDDFCQKVKLQRIYLLWKARLCEHHRANSFSQTLEQCRLRKALKLWHQKCLMLKTIEQSPEQSHRTAYEEPLATLFSEDFSTSSGFDSSAPATLASQSSLEKEYSFSDSSQQGFSSVLAAEDVAHMPHYSSLLQLHQCAELPAELGGELYLQASFSPQSTGPGRNWFVGDQFQSLALQSQDNNAQPLTSYSAWEEDCSSDKEVKSCWHQAEKCCLQRYFIVWSAQTQQLVKAQQYCRLIQLSRAFLSWHHWVVENKKRKAAAALKHRVHCCQMAFSLWKKRLAQKVEADQRFRCHIHQITADALQRWHSCWQRRRAMRELQQQWAQYSCQEKKRLVLQTWYCQTRKQKYAAQFWECHLLHRCLVTWAQVTACRLRQQEALSCFKRVREHRLLVTSFTEWRVKFLRAEQRVPGERNHTCKEPSRGKACHRWRLASRGQQALRLGSVATVKQACNYWTKAAAFSQCSRQRSTLIGARKNRKMSLSWSMKSRRGREKGSALAAPLGLFPSAIHRWLVIYRNQNRAERLLLPHLVVRPGVVGPSPAHARIQENKAEVDLEEWDEKWLGRKYVRWWHRTVILRRCLRDRRLHCLARGWHQWKEASKVVILAQVLDQKRLIENAWRVWRRRHLQSCVVQNFLEEEARSLLSQAFGRWRQLTAFQLKDKGRC, from the exons aTGGATCCCGTGAACCCTTCACTGGTCAATGCATGTTTGTCATCTTATACGGTAGATTCCCCTCTTAGGCACAAATTAGTGGTGTGTCCCTCTTCAAGGAGCTCAAGTGAAAGTGTGAACAGTTGTTGTAGTTCAGCCCTGACACTGGGGGATCTCAATCCATCTAGTTCAGACTCCTTTCAGTCTCTTTTGCATTCCTCACAGATTTCTGCGAACTTTTACTGTTCAATCCAGAAGCTTAAGCAAGAAAGTGCTTTGATGGGGATACGGGGCTCCCTCCCTCTGGAGCCCAAGTCTTCTCCACTCAGTGGCAATTTGTGCTTTGCTCCTGATGAATCAGCTTCTAGTATCCTGAGCACAGGAGAACAGCTAGCTGGAGTAAAGACAAGGGCTGCCCAGGCAAGATGGAAATGGGGTGTTCCATTTGCTAAAGACTGGCGCCTTAATGCAGTGACGAGTCATGCAGAacctctctctgtctctcacAGATATGGATATATTGGCTCAAACACATGGAGAACCAGAATTTCAGGTGACGGCCAGCCAGAAACCCTTGCATCTGGGTTGTGCTCTGGCAGGCTAGTGGATACAGAAGTTAATTCCTTCTACAGCTGCTCCCCTTATTTCATGTGTCAGTCACAGGCAAAGCCAGTTCTGGGAACTCGTAGTCTTTGTGTTCACACAAAAAGTCATTCCCCTGAAAAGGTTCTTAAAGAAGAGCTGTCTAACAGGGCATCCCTGTGTGCTGTATCTTGGAAGAAAGACCTTCCAGCCAGTCTGTATCCAGAGGGTCTGCAGCTGTCACTGGAGACAGATTTAGGGGAGGCTCGGATGAATGTTGGTGTAGCCTTGTATAGGACTCCGAGGGAGGTGTGCATGACAGCCACTTCTCCTGGAGATAAACAGTTTAGACCAGTCCAGCAGCTTAATATTAAACCTGTAGAAGTCAACAACTCTGAACCTTGTGTTAAGTCCAGCAAATGCTCGGAAGAGGTATGTGACTCTAGATCACAAGCAGCCAGAagaaaggctgtggtggacagCAGCCAGTCCAGCCCATCTGGTATTCAGGTTGAGGAAGGCTTTGGTGAGTATTCTGACATAGATTGTATCAGTGtgagcagagaagaaaggagaaacaaataCTCCTACCAAAGCAGCTGGAGGAACTGGGAAGCTGATGCCAATCTCGACCAGTCTGAAGAACCTTCTATGGAGAAGAGTGCCAAAGAACCATGGTGCTGTGAAGAAGGGAGCCAGACACAGGAAACTGTGTCCAGGGAG GTCTCAGAGAACAGCTTCTGGTCATTGAAGGTGAACGAGCAAAG tttccAGCACTTGTGTGACAGACAAATGCTAACTAGGTGTTTCCAAGCCTGGAGGAAACACATCCTCTGGAAaagggctgcagccaggcagcattACAGACAGCAACTACTTCGGAAAGGCCTTGGTGCTTTGCAGTGGGCTGTGCACCAGAGGAGGATGCAGCTGGAGGTAGCCCAGCAGAGACATGCCTCGGCTCTGCTAGCTATCAGCTTCCACAGG TGGAAGGAAGCTGtggaaaaacagagcaagaagcAAGCTCTGCAGCCTGAGCCATATTCTTATACCCCAAGTTCATCGGTGGGGTGTTTTGGAGTAGGAAGATTAGCAACTATGACAACCTCAGCTCAGCACCAGCTTACAGTAGGATACTCAAAGGAAGCTGAGCAGGCTTGTAG GGTGGAGGGAGAATTGTGGACACAGCTTCATCGTAGGCAGAGAGGAAGTGAGTTCTGCTGGAGAGCTGAAGCAATCAGAGATATGAGACGGCTAGCTG CTTTCAGATTGTGGCGCCTGCAGAAGGAGCTGCTGAGCAAAGAGGAAGCCAGACTTTTGGAAGCCCGTGCTCTGCTGGAAAAGAAGCAGCTACAAAGTGTTTTCTGGATGTGGTGTTCCCGATGCTCAGAAATGAAACGGATTGTAGCACTGACAACTCACATCCAAAGAAACTTGGTCTCCCG gTGCTTCAGTACATGGAAGGAGACTGCTGAGCAGAAGGCACTTTACAGGTGCAACCTGGCCCATCTCAGAGCAGTATCACTGAGGAAATACTTCCAACAGTGGGTTCAGATGCTGCAGGTCACAGAAGGCAATAAGCAGGCAATGGTGAACTTCCTCCTCCTACGATGGGGGCAGAATTACG GACCAGTTATAAGCTCTGTAGCTGACAAGACTGTGACAAAGAGGCCTGAAAATCAGCTGCTGTGGACTACAGAGAGACGGTTTCCAGAGAAAACAAGCTACTCTTTTGATGACTTCTGCCAAAAGGTGAAGCTCCAGAGAATATATCTGCTGTGGAAAGCAAGGTTGTGTGAGCATCACAGAGCTAA TTCTTTCTCTCAGACTTTGGAGCAGTGTAGACTCAGAAAAGCTCTGAAATTATGGCACCAGAAGTGTCTCATGCTGAAGACAATTGAGCAAAGTCCTGAGCAGTCGCACAGGACTGCCTATGAAGAGCCTCTTGCCACGCTCTTTTCTGAGGACTTCTCAAcatcttctggttttgataGCAGTGCTCCAGCTACTCTGGCCTCTCAAAGCTCGTTGGAAAAG GAATACAGTTTTAGTGACAGCAGTCAGCAGGGCTTCTCCTCCGTTCTGGCTGCTGAGGATGTTGCACACATGCCACATTACAGTTCTCTCCTGCAACTACACCAATGcgcagagctgccagctgagctgggTGGGGAGCTGTACTTGCAGgcctccttttctccacagAGCACTGGACCCGG AAGAAACTGGTTTGTGGGAGATCAGTTCCAGTCTTTGGCACTGCAGAGTCAAGACAATAACGCCCAGCCTCTCACCAGTTACTCTGCATGGGAAGAG GACTGTAGTTCTGACAAGGAGGTGAAGAGTTGCTGGCACCAAGCAGAGAAATGCTGCCTGCAGAGGTACTTCATTGTCTGGTCAGCTCAGACTCAGCAGCTTGTAAAGGCCCAGCAGTACTGCAGGCTCATTCAGCTGTCTCG AGCCTTTCTCAGCTGGCACCACTGGGTCGTGGAAAATAAGAAGcgaaaagcagcagcagccctaaAACATCGAGTTCATTGCTGCCAGATGGCTTTCAGCCTGTGGAAGAAGAGACTGGCCCAGAAAGTGGAAGCTGACCAGAGATTCAGGTGTCATATTCACCAGATTACTGCTGATGCTCTACAGCGTTGGCATTCCTGCTGGCAAA GGAGGCGTGCTAtgagagagctgcagcagcaatgggCTCAGTACAGCTGCCAGGAGAAGAAGAGGTTGGTCCTGCAGACATGGTATTGCcaaacaagaaagcagaaatatgcTGCTCAGTTCTGGGAATGTCATCTTCTGCACAG GTGCCTAGTCACCTGGGCCCAGGTCACTGCTTGTAGACTGAGGCAGCAGGAAGCCCTCTCTTGTTTTAAACGGGTCAGAGAGCACCGTCTCCTAGTCACGAGCTTTACTGAGTGGAGGGTGAAATTCTTAAGAGCTGAACAACGGGTGCCAGGAGAGAGAAACCACACATGCAAGGAACCCTCTCGGGGTAAAGCCTGTCACCGCTGGCGACTGGCCTCAAGAGGACAGCAAGCCCTGCGTCTAGGATCTGTGGCTACTGTAAAACAA gcCTGCAACTACTGGACAAAAGCAGCTGCCTTTTCCCAGTGCTCACGGCAGCGCAGTACCCTGATAGGTGCTAGGAAGAACAGGAAGATGTCTCTGTCTTGGTCCATGA aaagcagaagaggcagagaaaagggTTCAGCACTAGCTGCCCCTCTTGGGCTTTTTCCCAGTGCCATTCACCGCTGGCTGGTGATCTACAGAAACCAAAACAGGGCTGAAAGGCTGCTTCTCCCTCACTTGGTAGTGAGACCTGGTGTGGTGGGACCCTCCCCTGCACATGCAAGGATCCAGGAGAACAAAGCAGAGGTGGACTTGGAGGAGTGGGATGAGAAGTGGCTTGG CAGGAAGTATGTGAGGTGGTGGCATCGCACAGTGATACTTCGCCGGTGCCTGCGTGACAGGAGACTGCACTGTCTGGCAAGGGGATGGCACCAGTGGAAAGAAGCAAGCAAGGTGGTGATACTGGCTCAAGTGTTG GACCAGAAGAGACTGATAGAAAACGCCTGGAGAGTGTGGAGACGACGACATTTGCAAAGCTGTGTGGTACAGAATTTTTTGGAGGAGGAAGCCAGGAGCCTACTATCTCAG GCTTTTGGAAGGTGGCGCCAGCTAACAGCATTCCAGCTCAAGGACAAAGGACGCTGCTGA